The Polypterus senegalus isolate Bchr_013 chromosome 1, ASM1683550v1, whole genome shotgun sequence genome includes a window with the following:
- the LOC120534803 gene encoding protein ZBED8-like, with protein MASVRGGRESEAGCVFLRAASQPEEENPEEFPGAVTQLEEQELLPNSIKWHFDTTTFASKYPAGDSRKKACQELLCRVQSSQQQLRVCTQQGDWNLAIFAGALAIVRNRKPFTDGEYAKTFMLDVANELFDDFSDKDKIIKRIKDMPLPARTVHDRTIMMANQIQATQVKDINAAPFFSLALDESTDVRHLFQFSVIARYAVGDTLRKESLAVLPMKGTTRGEDLFKSFTELPKEKNLPMDKLISVCTDGAPCMLGKNRGFVALLHEHEKRPILSFHCILHQEALCAQMCGEQLGEVMYLVIRVVNCIVAQALHDRQFKTLLVEVGNNYPGLLLHSNVRWLSRGKVLSRSAACLSEIRTFLQNVEHPELANTEWLLKFYYLVDMTEHLNQLNVKMQGVGNTVLSLQQAVFVFKNKLELFITDIETGRLLHFEKLGEFKDACTASDPAQHLDLQQLAGFTSNLLQSFKAHFGEFRERTRFFKFITHTHECAVDSADLSYIPGVSVRDFELQVADLKASDMWVNKFKSLNEDLERLAQQQAELASKHKWGEMKKFQPADQLIVKTWNALPVTYHTLQRVSTAVLTMFGSTYACEQSFSHLKNIKTNLRSRLTDGSLSACMKLNLTTYQPDYKAISKTMQHQKSH; from the coding sequence TATAAAGTGGCACTTCGACACGACTACATTTGCATCGAAATATCCTGCAGGGGACAGCAGGAAGAAAGCATGTCAAGAGCTACTGTGCAGAGTGCAATCTAGTCAGCAGCAACTCCGTGTTTGTACCCAACAAGGTGACTGGAATTTGGCTATCTTTGCTGGTGCTTTAGCAATTGTGAGAAACAGAAAGCCATTCACAGATGGGGAATATGCCAAAACATTCATGCTTGATGTTGCCAATGAACTTTTTGACGACTTTTCGGATAAAGACAAGATAATCAAACGAATAAAAGACATGCCTCTTCCGGCAAGAACTGTTCACGATCGTACCATCATGATGGCAAATCAAATTCAGGCAACACAAGTGAAGGACATAAATGCAGCACCATTCTTTTCTCTCGCTTTGGATGAGTCAACAGACGTAAGGCATTTATTCCAGTTCAGCGTGATTGCAAGGTATGCTGTCGGTGACACACTACGTAAGGAAAGTCTTGCTGTTTTGCCTATGAAAGGGACAACAAGAGGGGAGGATTTATTCAAGTCTTTCACTGAGCTccctaaagaaaaaaatctaccgATGGATAAACTTATTTCGGTGTGTACTGATGGTGCTCCGTGCATGTTGGGGAAAAACAGAGGATTCGTAGCGCTTCTTCATGAACATGAAAAGAGACCCATCCTAAGTTTTCACTGCATCCTACATCAGGAGGCGCTTTGTGCTCAGATGTGTGGCGAGCAGCTTGGTGAGGTGATGTATCTGGTCATTCGGGTGGTCAACTGTATTGTTGCCCAAGCTTTACATGATcgccagtttaaaacactgctggttGAAGTTGGGAATAATTATCCTGGTCTGCTTCTGCACAGCAATGTGCGTTGGTTGTCAAGAGGGAAGGTGCTCAGCCGTTCCGCGGCTTGTCTGAGCGAAATCCGGActtttcttcaaaacgtcgagcATCCTGAGTTAGCTAACACTGAGTGGCTCCTGAAGTTCTACTATCTCGTGGACATGACTGAACATCTGAACCAGCTCAATGTGAAAATGCAAGGCGTTGGAAATACAGTCTTATCCCTTCAACAAGCAGtgtttgtatttaaaaacaagctAGAACTCTTCATCACCGACATTGAAACAGGTCGTTTactacactttgaaaaactgggAGAGTTTAAAGATGCGTGCACAGCAAGTGACCCTGCTCAACATCTTGATCTTCAGCAGCTAGCGGGCTTCACATCTAATCTCCTGCAGTCATTCAAAGCGCACTTTGGAGAATTTCGTGAGCGCACTCGTTTTTTTAAGTTCATCACCCATACACACGAGTGTGCAGTGGACAGCGCCGACCTGAGTTACATCCCTGGTGTGTCCGTCAGAGATTTTGAGCTACAAGTTGCTGACCTGAAGGCCTCAGACATGTGGGTGAATaagttcaagtcactgaatgaagATTTGGAAAGACTTGCACAACAGCAAGCAGAGTTGGCGAGCAAACACAAGTGGGGAGAAATGAAAAAATTTCAACCCGCGGACCAGCTGATTGTCAAAACTTGGAATGCGCTTCCCGTCACATACCACACACTGCAGCGTGTGAGTACTgctgtactgacaatgtttggcTCTACGTATGCATGTGAGCAGTCTTTCTCACATCTAAAGAACATTAAGACCAACCTACGATCACGTTTAACGGATGGAAGTCTCAGCGCCTGCATGAAGCTTAACCTCACCACATATCAACCAGACTATAAAGCCATCAGCAAAACCATGCAGCACCAGAAGTCGCATTAA